Below is a window of Xiphophorus couchianus chromosome 1, X_couchianus-1.0, whole genome shotgun sequence DNA.
ATTAATACTACTAGAGCAGTGTTAATGGTTCAACTGCTATCACGTTGTatgacagctttttttttttttttttttacatgtttattcttTCCACTGACTTGGTGACTTCAACAGCATTATGAACTCAAAGAACTGGGGCAACGGGTGCAGAACATTGGCTTCATGGCATCTTTTGCACTTTTTCATggactgctttttatttttatttctttttttagctatGGAGAGGTTTTGGACAGTGATGAGGGACGACGGAGGACAGGCGGTCGGTCAAACGTGAAGATCTCGAGAGGTGAAAGTTAGGGCTGTTGCAGAAAATCTCAAAGGACAAGGAGACCATGCAGAAACACTCTGGGTTCTCGTTGTATTTCATGGTTATTTTTTAAGACCAATAAATTCACTCaaagacagatttttctttttttaacaccCACACATACCCCACCCACTTTAAACCCAATGCTGGTGATTTAACAGTATCCATTTAAACTTAGTATTCTTTCCAGTCCTTCTTTTCTCGACCCCACCGGTCCGCCCGCCTGGCTGGAGCTACAAATGAATGTAGTGGGGTCCAAACATTCATGCTGAAGCAGATTGGGgataaaacatgttcttttaaaaagataCTATGCTttattgtgtatatatatagtCCCTTTATTACTTGAATTTGTTTCATAACGTCCAATGTACTCCTTCCATCATGTCCAATGTATTGGTGAGCTGTATCAGGCTATATGTTGTTAAATCctaccaagaaaaaaaatgcatgactTCTAGACAGAAAAAGTCTTTGCTTGTGTGTTTATGGTCTAGCTCTTCAGTCTTTcttctgattttcattttatttctacatttctctTCATAAGAGCCgttattatttctgtaattaagCTAATATCCGTGTTCTCccagttattttgttttcttcttggtTCCCCTCCCAGAGGGGagcaaaatgtcaatttttttataattttttttgtgttgtaactCTTGTAGTCATGCAGGTTGTTATTGTTCTTTTGAGTTGAACTCCGGAGCCTCTGCAGGCTTCTGAGGGGAAAATCACATACATTGCCTTGACGTCTTAGAGATTCTTTGTGGGGTCCCTAAGCTTGTCCCAAAATAGGGGTTTGACAAATCCATATTTTTTGACAATTGAGTGATTTCTGTACATAAAAGAAGGCTGCAAGTATGTAGGGGGAAAATGAACATGTTCCCTTACAGGGATtgtattttagaaatatattattttattcattaaaaatgggTCGAAAACAGgtacaagacaaaaacagaatatttgtaTAGTTTTGTTTGAATGCTTAAGAAGTATGGTTCTATTGTTTGTACATAGTGTAAATATCTGGGATAAAGATGAGCTAAGTGCATGAAAAGTATGAACAGAGttaaaaggggggaaaaaactaaaGCAGTAGTGGCTATGctctgtaaaattaaaaatatttcactattagagtattttactttattttgattgTTCCGGAGACAAACATTTTGCTAAAGCATGATATTATTGcatatgaaaaagttaaaaaaaataatgtatttagtgTTAGGAGAGGTCTTTAAAAATTATCTTAAATCCACTATagttactttcatttttttgtcatcatcTGTTTGGTTTGGGCTCCCAAGAAACTTTTGCCAATGGTGCCAAGGTATACGATTGCTATGAAGCTTAAGAATTTATTTAAGTCCATTTTTGCAGAACAGATAATCATACAGGGAAATACACTCAAAGGAACGAAAACCATAACATCCTGACTGACTGAGGATTGaagaaaacataacttgtaaagGGACTCATTTTCAAACGAAGGGCATTTTAGTGCAAGTTCATTATATTTCCACCATCCAGATATATCGTAGGGTTCTGTTCATCTCCTAATATACCACATCAGATATGTGCTTGATTTTTGTTGTCAGTAAAAATGGAATGTGACGATCATAGAGGTATCTTGTCTGAACTCAAAGATTGTAAACGGATGCCTTTCCCATTTGGATCCTGACAAAGCAAACAcaggtgttgctgtttttatcaCTGAAACAGACTGAATTCATCACCTCAGCTGTGCAACCTGATGCACTAACCTTTGATTTATGATTCATAGATTGAGATTTGTAATATGAAAACGACGGTAGTTTGACCTTTTTGCACAgcatgtgtcttttttttcttttttttttttagaaatgtttccagtAGCGATTGCCAAAGGCAGATGTATCCTGCAGTGTTGTCTTGGTCTTTgtgttgtgaaataaaaaaatagagccatgataaataatttttaaacttCCCATCAGAATTGTAAGCTATGTagaattcaactgaaaaacaaagacttttttttttttaagtgatgaaactgaatcaaaattTGGTTCAACATCTTGTCTTCAAAGACAAATGTGTTCAAATCTCTAAATGTATGGACTTATCTTTTCCACAGTCCTTGTCAGATGAAGCCACATATTTTCTGCTGGGTTTAGTTCAGGACTCTGGCTAAGCCGTTTCAAAACtatctgaagaaaagaaaccccacatcatgatgctgccagaCCCATATTTTACCGTGGGATACTTTTGGGGACGTGTAATGTTCTTTTTATGCCATGCAAACCTTTTGGAATTGTGGCAcagaagttacatttttgttctttgcgCAAATGAATAATCTCACAGAAGATTTTTAGGAAGTTTTTAACCAGGACtggatgttttatttgacagaaacCCATACTGTTTACAAACTCTACCACCTTTGTGATGTTACTGCCTATATTTTCTTCAGTTACTTATCACTGCCCTCATAGCAAACTCGTTTTTACACAATTATTCTGAAAATTTGgcaatttaaagtttaacaatattttatttttgtacatccTAACATTTCTTCTGGCATAAAGTTTTGAAGTAAAATCAAAAGGTGGCTGGAAAATGTCTTAGTTTAAGGTTGTGGAAACATTCATGAAACCCGGTtatgatggggttttttttttaacaataacgttgcaaaactgtttttcagttgaattttacAAAAGATGGGTTACATTAGAGGATGGAGAAGTTTAGAAATATGCAGCATGGTCTAATTTTTTTACGTCACGCAAACATGGCTTTTAAACGAGGTCGAGTGAAAGTTTATGAGAAGGCTGTATTAAACAAAAGCTGGAGttggaaaaactacaaaataaactgTCAAAGATGCTCATGTGATTCTAGGAAACACTGGATGATCTCAGACGTGTCCATGAAAAATCAATAAGCTAAACATGACTGTAATATATTTATGTGTAAATTATAGCACTAGCCTCTCTTGTGACACACTGGACAATATCAAAACAACATAGGATGCTTAGGAAAATAATTAGAGCCTTTTAGGTGCCTATTGGCTGCTGTCTAATTCTTATTCTGCCAGAAAGTGTACTCTGTATCCAAACATGTGAAAATTCAGCCAAGTGCCactgaaaaacttgattttcatttatttattttttacatcattaGGATCTATAGATATTTCTCTGATGTTCTGGAACAACTGGTTGTTGTCGTGCTGTTTTCCAAATCACCTGATGTGTAAACTTTATTTGCAATGTTTATGTAGAAAGTGCCTATTCATGTCCTCATAACACCTGTTGCAGAATGCATTCAGTGTACCTGATCTTGAGGGAGTACGTCACACAATCGCACCATTACACTCACTCCTCTGCACAGTAGAAGTGGAGCGCTCCAGCTTGTCCGCGTTACggctttattttcatttttctgcctCTTCCATTTTCTACTGGAACAGCTTGACTTTTTTAGAAACGCCACGATCGGGGTTTGCTGCCTTGCGCTCATCCTCCGGTTTGTGGTCAGAATGCATAGCCAATGCaatgttttgggggaaaaaagtgggaGAAGGATTTATAATGCTTGCATGGTAAATAGTTAACTGGGTGACTGAGCTGCACCTAAAGCATGCTTATTTTCTTTGGACTGGTAGTCAGATAGACTTGATTAAGACATAATGTTTGCAAACAGTAAGCAGCTGGTTTGGTGTATCATAGAGGGGAGAAATGTGATTGTAGGGGAGACAAAACCTGCAAACGAAGCCAATGATCAGCACTTGGTAGCTACGGATGTTTTCATGGCAGAGCATGAGGACAGACTTATATTTCGCAACAAGTTTCTTAgatgtttcttttgctttttattgttcatttagACTCAGTCAGTGTACCACCAAACTCACTTCTAGGACAGATGGACACATAAGCATTTAGCGTTGGTTGACCTCCCTTTTGTATTTTACTCAGGGTGCCAAAATGGGGAGGAGGAAACAGAGCAGGACATGCATTTCACGTCAGAGGAAGCTAAAACCCGAAAACACAAATGGTTAAAACACATGGAACTGAAGGTTTCATTGTACaatgtttaaagtaaattaatacAATAAATTTCGTCTTACTAACCTTGAACAGGTGGAACCCTGAAATGGACTCCAACCCTATGTAGCTCTTGGAGATTAATGACTTTTATGAAGATCTGCATTACTCTTTAggcctttaatttatttaagtgtCAAACTGTAGAGGGTATTTAAGATTAGGTGTAGTTCTATGAAAACTGCAACTGCAAATCTTGTTTTTTACTGCCATTTCTCGAGGGTGGAGTGACAGGCACACTTGTTTAGCACACAGCGTTTATCAGTTCTAAGATGTTCTGCAAATTGACCTGAGAATCTgcctttcctcctcttcctttttccGAAGCACCCAAACCGCAGAAAGGTAGGCGCATCAGGgcaacagaacagaaaccagTTCAGCAGTATGATCCACGTGTTGACACAgcaataaagaaattattttgtggAGCCCTATCAGGCCtagcaaagtttaaaaatgactgGACACGTGTAGTCGACTTACTCTTTATGCAAATGCCAGTATTGCAAGACAAGCATTCAGTAGTTTATTGACAGCAATTATATGGCACCCTTTACCCAATTGCACGTTTTCATCAATTCCaaactgaagagaagaaaaaatagcCCTGCTTTGATAGAAAGTCATGGGTTCTCGACACTTTGCATGTGAACTAGTGTTAGatcttttttcctctcctctatagctgtctttctctctgtctttccctGTTATGTGACCCGAGTTTTCTCCTCTCCCCACCCTTAGAAAAAATGTCCATCTCCTCTCGGTTCTCCTAATGTGTTAtgctttcctcctttttcttcccttttcttgtttgtaagttttatttttgtaattgtgcATGTACAAGCGTCACTGACTCAATggatatgtttttaaaaaaaagagatttctgctgctgaagccatgcaaaacattttgaattgcCCTTAAAATATGGAAGATGTTTTCTGAATGCTTTATATTCtttctgctgtaaaataataaaaaaaggagaaaatgaagaaaacttgAGAACCTATTCTTCCATGTCTTTTTGCTTCGTCctttacttttattgttattcttCCACTTTCCTACCAGTacatttcagttaaaaacaacTGCAGAGAAATGACATATCtgacacttttattttatttttattcgtTGTAGCATTTGATTTTTACATCTCAAATCATTTTGAATACGTACACAGATCTTAACATGACTTTCCACAGTTTAAAAGTAAATCTGACAGTAAATCAACTGAAAGTAAAGGTTTGAACCTTGGAAACATGTAATGTATGCATGCATGGAGTGTGATGTTTGCTTTGTCTGCCCTTGAAAAGTGTATCAAGCATATGTTTTCCTCAGTATTAAGCACTGCTTCTTGTAAGGCAGATATCCAATTAGCTTGGTTTTTAGACGCAGTACTTCCAGAAACACTCGGAATTTCCATTTCTCTTCCTTAACTGCTTACGGATGCCCAGCAAGCGGCTGTAAGGTTTCAGAAGATTTTGTTTCTCTAATAAGATCTGAAAGAAAAGATATAATAGTTAGATATCTACAGTATAGTACCATGTTTAATATAAAAGTGTACAGTTTCAATTAGAAATGCAGGTCAGTTccttttaaaagtattcaaaaGTGTTAATTAACCAGAAACTTCAattaattttactgaaatttcatgtgatagaccaataCAAGCTAATTGTTCATGGGAAAAAGTATATGATttacaaatgttgttttttacaaagaaaaatttgaaaatgtatggGTTGCATTTGTATGCATGCCCCTCTGATACCCTTAAATTAAATCCAATTGCTTTCAAGAGTCATAGGTTTAGGTTTTACAATGTCTAGCGCTTTGAACATCTCATCAAAACTAACATTTCTGATCACCTCTAACACATCATCCCTGTGGTGAAGGATGGTGGTGGAGGCATCATGGTGAGGGAATACATTCGTTTAATTGTCCCGCGACACATCAAAATCTTTACACCATCAATTCAATGTTATTTTGCAAGGGAGAAAGACCGGGTTGCCCTATTTGTGTGATGCTGGCAGACCCTCACCTCCAGAAATGGAAAGTAATAAaagcactccacacttttcatcTTCtcataatgattttcattttccttcagctgCATAATTACGCATTTTACCTTGGTATGTCATAAAATCTGTGCAAAATGCAGTTTAGATTGTAATTTTTCAAGAGACATATTGTTTAAAGGTTCTGCGGCTaagatttttttgcatttctctttcCCGTTTTTAGGATGTAAATGTTTGAAGTCACACACCTCTCTCTTGACTCCTCTTGGCACCAGATTTGTCGTCCTGACACCTGAGGGATAAGAACACAAGAGATTCGAAATATTCGAGATATCCATTGTCTAACACCTTGTCTTTGCAATGTTTCTCTTCAGGCCATACTTGAAGTAGATGAACATTGTAGAAAAATGGTTTCAAATTTGTTCTTAAAAGTGTCTCTTACCGTCTCTGTTAACTTCCCCAGATGTAAAAGTGGAATATCGGAGAGCTGCACCGTCCTGAGGAGTAAACATTTGCTCAGGAAGAGACTCGTCATCCAGCGTTACGATAATGCGATCCTCCACTGACGCTGAGgtcagacataaataaatacatttcaggtagttgaaaaatgtattaaaaaaacatcaaaaatgttcaaacaccGAATGTTTTCTAATCCACAGCAGCACATAAAGTCACTTCTAATCAACAGAAAATTGACCGCATTAACAGAACCAGTCACATTTTTCTGCCTGCTAGCTGAACTTTGGCAGAAAAATCACTGCTGAGCATTGCAGCACTCAGGTAATTATTTTATGGCCCCAGGTTAAGACTGTGATGTCATTAatctcttaaaattaaattgtacGACTGAAAATGCTAATTGCCCGTCTTAATTGAtggattatttttcattaaagctATAATAGAGGCATTATCCTTTGCTCACCTGGTCCTGGATAGGGCATCTCAGCCGATTCTGTGATAGGGTGGGCCAGCAGGGTGGCAGAGGCCACAAGTACAAAGGCCCAGGAGAAGAGATGGCTGCACTTCATTACTGTCTGATGCTGTTGTGGGAAGTGGTTCTGATTTGCACACAGGTCCTCTGGTGAAGACTTCTGAATGCGCAGTGGCCCCAGCTGTTTTATATACTTGCAGCTGGGTCCACCTGACTGGCACGgcacacgcgcacacacttTTGTTTGCTGACAGTCGTCAGCTACATGCAGAGTCACATCCGCTCTCGCTGGCATAAATCAACAGGGACACACAGGTGAATTATGGACTCAATAAGAAGACACCGCACTGTCTTCCAGAGCCACCGGTCATGTTTTTACCAGCTCTTTGGCTTGATTAACCAATTTTACTGAGtttataaatgttattaaagcaGGTGCATAGATTGTCATGTCAACACCCACACTGGGGAGCAGGTGGTACACAAACGGCGCAGATGAATCACTTCCACCTTTATGTTACCGCCTTGTTAAAGTGGTTTAGGTCATCTGACTCCTAAAACCTTGTTGCATACGAAGTAGAGAGAGATCCTAATAAACCAAAGTAATTACTTCATCAGAAGTTCAGGGCAGGCTAAAGTGTTCATAACCCTCCTTTCTATGAGCTGtctgacattttaaatcaattcaagGCAGCAGGAGATTTTCCACGGGTCACTAAATTCAGCCTGATTAATGCACAATATTTAGAAGCTTGGTAAGGCTCTGCAACACTAGGtctgctttctcctcctcttagTCATACAATAAACCAAACCTTTATGAGTGTATCCAGTGTGGTTGGAAAGTGTAATAGCAGCTTTGCTGCTCAAAAAGATGAAAGCTacttaaaaagttacattttccaCCTA
It encodes the following:
- the LOC114146712 gene encoding prepro-urotensin II-beta-like; amino-acid sequence: MPARADVTLHVADDCQQTKVCARVPCQSGGPSCKYIKQLGPLRIQKSSPEDLCANQNHFPQQHQTVMKCSHLFSWAFVLVASATLLAHPITESAEMPYPGPASVEDRIIVTLDDESLPEQMFTPQDGAALRYSTFTSGEVNRDGVRTTNLVPRGVKREILLEKQNLLKPYSRLLGIRKQLRKRNGNSECFWKYCV